One genomic window of Desmospora activa DSM 45169 includes the following:
- a CDS encoding helix-turn-helix transcriptional regulator yields MTRDRLIQERLNRNLTQKEVAEMMSISEVFVRKIEKRKANPGRKTMLKFEKLYGVSERSLFPDLFHVNIDTKCIGQLKPTGTERS; encoded by the coding sequence ATGACCAGAGATAGATTAATTCAAGAACGATTGAACAGAAATCTAACCCAAAAAGAAGTTGCTGAAATGATGAGCATTTCAGAGGTTTTCGTCCGGAAAATTGAGAAAAGGAAAGCGAATCCAGGACGAAAGACTATGCTAAAGTTTGAAAAACTATATGGCGTTAGTGAAAGAAGTCTATTCCCTGATCTTTTTCATGTAAATATTGATACAAAATGTATCGGACAATTAAAACCCACTGGTACAGAAAGGAGCTAA
- a CDS encoding ERF family protein yields MRTSDNIDEICKALVGFHSEVGRIAKDGTNPHLKNRYATIDAIMEEIRPALAKHGLFVMQLPTNLDDGSIRLVTRLYHQSGQLMESDPIIVKPQKNDAQGIGSAVTYARRYSLTSFLSLSTGDDDDGHAASAPTTPTPQGNGQGAPRATQGNRQRLASELQIKKIMATVNQVGITDEALKKYMMREYGKRSKKELTTNEASALIKMLEGYQGGGGDQQTAKG; encoded by the coding sequence ATGCGAACAAGCGATAACATCGATGAAATCTGTAAAGCATTGGTCGGCTTCCATTCGGAAGTCGGCCGGATCGCAAAAGATGGAACCAACCCACACCTGAAAAATCGGTATGCCACCATTGACGCAATCATGGAAGAAATACGCCCAGCTCTTGCAAAACACGGGCTGTTTGTAATGCAGCTCCCCACGAATCTGGATGACGGATCGATCCGGTTGGTGACACGCCTTTATCACCAATCCGGTCAACTGATGGAGTCCGACCCGATCATAGTAAAGCCACAAAAGAATGATGCGCAGGGGATCGGATCAGCGGTGACATATGCACGACGTTACAGCTTAACCTCCTTCCTTAGTCTCAGTACAGGAGACGACGATGACGGACATGCGGCAAGTGCTCCCACGACACCGACGCCACAAGGGAACGGTCAGGGAGCGCCTAGAGCAACACAAGGAAACCGCCAGCGTCTCGCTAGTGAATTGCAAATAAAAAAGATCATGGCAACGGTTAACCAAGTGGGTATCACTGATGAAGCACTTAAAAAATACATGATGCGCGAATATGGCAAACGATCCAAGAAGGAGTTAACCACCAATGAAGCCAGCGCGCTGATCAAAATGCTTGAGGGATATCAAGGAGGCGGTGGCGATCAGCAAACGGCCAAGGGTTGA
- a CDS encoding ImmA/IrrE family metallo-endopeptidase, translating to MPFELIKEAKRLGVPVHFCPFNSELKGFYTGGRFPAICVNESIRTNVPLVRCVIAEEIGHYYTSVGFGFPRPYKIFQNQLEIIRGEDRAWRWACDRLLPVDKLQRAVRRGIYTPWDLAEHFRVVEEMVHFRLKVYKIKHVL from the coding sequence ATGCCTTTTGAGTTGATCAAGGAAGCCAAACGATTGGGAGTTCCAGTTCATTTTTGTCCATTCAATTCGGAATTGAAAGGATTTTATACAGGTGGACGTTTCCCGGCAATTTGCGTCAATGAATCTATTCGGACGAATGTGCCACTGGTCCGCTGCGTGATCGCCGAGGAGATCGGTCATTATTACACCTCTGTAGGCTTCGGTTTTCCCAGGCCATACAAGATATTTCAAAACCAGTTAGAGATCATTCGCGGGGAAGACCGTGCATGGCGTTGGGCTTGTGATCGTTTGCTCCCCGTGGACAAGCTTCAACGTGCTGTAAGACGAGGTATATATACTCCCTGGGATTTAGCTGAACATTTTCGAGTGGTTGAGGAGATGGTACATTTTCGGTTGAAGGTATATAAGATAAAACACGTATTATAG
- a CDS encoding BRO-N domain-containing protein — translation MKTEQWNGYEIRFVEVEGEWWAVAKDIAEALGYRNAPDMTRNLGDDEKGFTQIVRSTQGGNPNVSIISEFGIYEAILNSRRKEAKAFKKWVKQIIKELRHQSGLEGFQVFRMMDKDHQKKAMGVIKQTLGIQAEEKHYIKANTVANKAISNKHGIPKMIKKGDMTPEMLKERQPILEEAAQLTAIKEAFGLDISVSDAIYKKWSKDVH, via the coding sequence TTGAAAACTGAGCAATGGAACGGTTACGAAATCCGGTTCGTGGAAGTGGAAGGCGAGTGGTGGGCGGTTGCGAAGGATATTGCGGAAGCGTTGGGGTACAGAAATGCACCGGATATGACCCGGAACTTAGGAGACGACGAAAAAGGTTTTACGCAGATTGTGCGTAGTACCCAAGGCGGAAATCCAAATGTAAGTATCATTTCAGAGTTTGGCATATATGAAGCGATCTTAAACAGTCGTCGTAAAGAAGCCAAAGCGTTCAAAAAATGGGTCAAGCAAATAATCAAGGAGTTACGCCATCAATCCGGTTTAGAAGGATTCCAAGTCTTCCGCATGATGGACAAAGACCATCAGAAAAAGGCGATGGGCGTTATCAAACAAACATTGGGCATCCAAGCAGAAGAAAAACACTACATCAAGGCTAACACCGTAGCGAATAAAGCGATCTCCAACAAACACGGCATTCCAAAGATGATCAAAAAAGGCGATATGACGCCGGAGATGTTGAAAGAACGGCAACCGATCTTAGAGGAAGCGGCACAGCTTACCGCCATCAAGGAAGCGTTTGGGCTGGATATATCGGTATCTGATGCGATCTATAAGAAGTGGAGCAAGGATGTCCATTAA
- a CDS encoding DUF7667 family protein, which yields MWAVHQRMAELWTIQQRQGLSPEQITEMAHCLKVNVQRAWRIAFLMECSYLAHTTNDVEWQFEICAELEKLGETTPR from the coding sequence ATGTGGGCGGTCCATCAGCGGATGGCAGAACTTTGGACGATCCAGCAACGACAAGGGCTATCCCCTGAGCAAATCACCGAAATGGCGCACTGTCTGAAAGTCAATGTTCAACGGGCTTGGCGGATTGCGTTTCTGATGGAATGCAGCTACCTGGCACACACGACGAACGATGTGGAGTGGCAATTTGAGATTTGCGCAGAGCTTGAAAAGTTGGGCGAAACCACACCGAGATAA